The DNA segment TGACCGGCATGCCGGCCACTTCGTGGCGCCCGCCGAGGAGCGGATACCTCAGCCGGACCAGATAGCTGAACGGCCAGAGCTGGCCATTGTGGGTGTGCCCCGAGAGCATGAGCCCGGCGCCCAACCTCGCGGCAAGCTCCGCCTGCAAGGGGGAATGCGACAACAGAATGACAGCGCCGGGCGGACGCGTCGCCAGGGCCGATTCGATGGAGTGCCTGTTGCTGCCAAACTGCCGTCCCGCAGTGAGATCGTCCACACCGGCAAGCACCAGACCCGAGGCCGCCTCAGCCCAGGCGTCCCGCAGGACGGTGAAGCCGGCGTCCTGGAACAGGCGAACGCACTGCTCCTCGCCCGCATAATATTCGTGGTTGCCGGTCACAGCCCAGACCCCCAAAGGGGCGCGAAGCTGCGCGAGAACCGGGCGCATCGCTTCCACGCGTTCAACGTTGCCGTCCACGACATCACCCACGACCGCCACCAAGTCCGGCCGCAAGTCGTTGACCCGACGGACCAACCGGGTCAGCCAGCCCTTGTTAATCAGGGTGCCCAGATGCAGATCCGAAATCTCCACCAACACCAGCCCATCGCGTTCCGGGGGAAGCCCGGCAAGCCACACTTCATAATCACGCAGGACCGGCGGCCGAATCCCTTGAACCAGTGCCACGATTGACAGCAAACCCGCCGCGACGAGCGCCCATCCGGGTATCCGGGTCAGCAGATTGGGCACAAGATAACCTCCCAGGGTGACCACATCCGCAACGAGCAGCACCGCAAAGAGCAGAAATAGAATGCCAATCCAGGTGGCTCCGGCAATTTCCAGCGGGCGCGCCGCGGCATCGAGCTTCCAGGAGTAGAGAATCCGGGCAACCGGGTAGCTGGCCCAAAGCGCGATGGCGGCCGCAATCAACATCGGACGCGAAATCTGCACCGCCAGCCAGGGAACCGAGGCCAGCCGCCAGAACACGTAAAGGTGCATCACTCCCCAGATGGTGAGAATGATGGACAGGAACAAGGTCATTTGGCCTGTTGCGCCCGACTGATGGCTCTCTTCTCTCTGATGCTCAGGGAAATCAGGTCGCCGTTCGCGGCAAGGTAAAGCACGATGTCGCGACGGCGGGCTTCAACCGCGTAGAACAAGGCCGACTTGTGGAACCGGTCACGGGCCATGACATCGGCCTCGGCCTCCACCAGCAGGCGGATGCTCTCCAGATCGCAAAGCCGCGCCGCGAGGATGAGCGGGGTCCGGCGGTCGCCGTCCCTGGCATCCACCGTGGCGCCGTGTGCGAGCAGGGAGGCCACGCACTGGCGGTGCTCGCTGTCCAGCGGGCCCGCAGCGGCGCGGAACATCCCGAGCAGCGGCGGCAGGCCGTTGGTGCTACGGCGATTGACGTCGGCCCCGTCGGCGATGGCCGCCTTGAGCAGCTCCAGGTCTCCACCCCGGATCGCCCGGAGCAGGGTCTCATCTGCCTCCTGGGCACGCGGCCCCAGGGCTTCCGCGCCTGCCACGGCCAGGATAGAGATCCCTAGAATCACTGCCACCAGGCATGCCCTCCATCCCAGGAAAGAGCTCTTCCTGGCGAACCTTGACGTCCGGCACTGTTTGGGACAGAGAGAATGCCCGCCCTCCCCAACGCGCATCCCGCCGCCGCCCGGTTCGAGTTGAAACTTCACACCCTCCTGTTAACGCAACCGCGCGGCTTCGACAAGCGACTTTGAGGTTCACGCATTGAATCCGGGCGGGCCGTCTGATGTAATAAGCCCATGACGGTACTCTCATGGCTGCGGCTGCCGGAAAAGCGGGCTCAACTTTGCGGCCGCTTGCTGCTCGGGGTTGCGACCATCTGGGCGCTTTTCCGCCTGGCGCGTTCGCTGCGAATCCTCTTCGACGCCTCGCATGACCTGAACATCTACTACTCGCTCTGGTTCCTCCTATGTCACCGCGACTACGCGGACATCGCCTTGAGCCAGGCGCTTTATCTGCCGCACACTTGGCTGGTGTTGACCCCGTTCTTTGTCCTGGGCTGGCCCGCGGCCCGGCTGTTGATGCTGCTGCTCAATGTGGCGTGCGTGTTCTACATCTGGTGGCGGCTGAGCCGATTGGCGGGCCTCCAGGGCTTGCGGCGGTGGCTGCTGCTTGCGTTCTTTTGGAGTTGGTTGAGCACCGGGTTGGTGATCGGCCTGGGCAACCTGGCGCTGATTTGCGTGGCGGCGGCGCTGGCGGCCTTTCCGTTCACGTCCGCCACAAACAGCGCGTTTCTGACGCTTTCCGCCATGAAGCAATCGCTGGTATTCCCGATCTACTTCCAACTCCTGTTTAAGCGCCCGAAAGCCCTCGTGCTGCCGTTCGTAGTGATGGCGGTGTGCGGAGCGGCAATGCTGTTTTGGACGCGACTTGGTCCGGCCGACCTGGCAAGAATGGCTGGGGGATCATTGGATACAGTCCAGGCCTGGACAGAATACGACCTCGTCTCGCTGCGCCGGCTATTCCGCCCCTGCCTCGGAGATGGAGCGGCCCTGTCAGCGGTCGTCTGGGCTGTGTGGTTCGCGCTGTATGGGGTTGTCATGTGGCGCATCAAGGAACCGCTGACGCAACTGGCGGCGCTGCTGCTGCTGGGACTGCTGCCCATCTATCACCACGAATACGACTTGGTGGCGGCTGCGCCGGCCCTGGCGCTGTTTCTGCGGCGCGGTTCCCTGGCCTGGCCCACGTTGATGACTCTGCTGCTGGCGGTCAACCTGGTCTTCGTTCCCCGCTATATTCTGCCCGCCGGGCTTCTGCGAACCGCCGCCGAAGCGGTGGCTTCGGTTTACAATCCACTGCTCGTCCTCGCTTGTCTGGGAGGATTGGTGTGGTTGGAAGCGTGGAAGCCGCACTTGCCACAGGGGTCCGCCGGTTCCGGTTAGGGCCGCGCGCCGCCGCGAAGCCTGGTCCAGGAGCGGCCGCGCAGGCCATCTCGCAGCAGGTAGAAGAGAAAGAGGGTGTTGTAGCGGAAGTACCGCGTGGCGAGCCGGCGCGGCTCCGAGCCCAGCCTGTAAATCCACGTCAGGCCCAGCCGCTGCATCCAAAGCGGGGCGTCGGGCTTCATGCCGGCGTTCACATCGAAGGCGAAACCAACAGTGAGGATGACACCGCGCCGCAGCCGGGGCTTATAGCGCTTCACCCAAGCCTGCTGCTTGGGCGTGCCAAAGCCCACCCAGATGAAATCCGGCGACAGGCGGTTGATTTCCTCGATCACCACTTCCTCGGCAGCACCCTCCATCCGTCCATCGGGCGCGCACTTGCCGTGATAGGCGCCGACAAAGCGGACTCCGGGATTGAGTTTGGTGAACGCGGCACGCAGTTGGAGGCCGCAGGCTTCCGAACCGCCGAGCAGGTAATGGGTGAACTCCCCCGACACACCGGCCAAAAAATGGCGCATGAAGGTGGGACCATAGACACGGTCGCGCAGGCGCGCCCCCGCCAGCCGCAGGCACCAGATCAGCGGCATGCCATCCGGCGGGAAGGCGTCATATACGCTGGTCAGGTCGTGGAACCAAGGCTCGTGGCGCCGCATGGTCACGATCTGAGTATTGGCGAAGTCCAGCGCCACACAAGCACTGCCACGCGCCCATAGGCGGCACTGCTCCCCCAAGCTGTGGTAGTCGGTCAACAGCAGCGGCGTGCCCAGCACTTCGAGCGCAGTCATTCGGAGCGAGGGTTCAAGGGGCCGCGCGGACGTTCAAGAAAAAACTTCTCAGCCGCAGCGTTCCCGGGTATGTTGAAAGGTAAACTTGTTGAGAGCCATATTCACCGGGCGGTTGTCCCGAATCGCATGAAGCTGCTGGTTTTCGCCCATACGCCACCGCCGCACCACGGCCAAAGCTACATGGTCCAGCTCATGTTGGAAGGCTTCGGGGGAAACCGCCGCCGGCCGAACCAAGCGGCACCCGTCCCCAACTCGCCCGGCCCTTTGAGGATCGAGTGCTATCACGTCAATGCACGCCTTTCGCGCAAACTGGAGGATATTGGAGATCTGCGCTTCAACAAGTTGCTCCTCTTGCTGGGTTATTGCTTGCAAGCCATCTGGTGCCGCTTCCGCTACGGCGTCACCAACTTCTACTACATCCCCGCCCCAGGCAAACGCTCGGCCATCTACCGGGACTGGCTGGTCATGCTGCTCTGCCGCCGGTTCTTCAAACGGGTGATACTGCATTGGCACGCCGCCGGCCTGGCCAAATGGCTGGAGTTAGTGGTGACGATGCGCTGGCGCACGTTGACCTACTGGCTGATGAAACAGGTTGACCTGAGCATCGTGCTCTCTAAGTACAACCGCGCGGACGCCGAGAAGCTCTTCTCGCGCCAAATCCGCGTTGTCAGCAACGGCATCCCCGACCCCTGCCCCCGCTTTGCCGACGAGGTCTGGCCCCGGCGCAAGGCGCGCTTTGCCGCCCGCAGAAAACTCCTAGCGGGCCAGGCACTCGACGCCACGGACGCCGACCACACCGGCGGCGAGCCGCAATTGGTCCGCATCCTCTACCTGGCGCATTGCACACGCGAGAAGGGTCTATTCGACTCAATGGACGCGGTGGCGCTCGCCAACCAGCGCCTGCGCCAGCGTCAGGCCGCTGTTTCCCTGCGCTTGATTGTGGCCGGTGGCTTCGTGGCCGCCAACGACAAGACCGAGTTCGACCGCCGGCTCGCTGAACCGGGAATCGCCGATATCGTCCAGTATCTCGGCTTTGTGTCGGGCGAGCAGAAGCATCAGTTATTGCGCGAGGCCGACTTATTTTGCTTCCCGACCTATTATGAAAACGAGAACCAGCCGGTGAATCTGATCGAGGCCATGGCCTTCGGACTGCCGATCCTCACGACGCGCTGGCGATCCCTGCCGGAACTGTTTCCCGTCAACTACCCAGGCCTGGTCAGCATCCGCTCCCCGGAGCAACTCGCTGAGGGCCTGCTGGCCTTGCTGACCACCGAAAGCGGCGAAGGCTTCCGCGACATATTTGTTCAGACCTACACCCTGGAGCGGCACCTGGCGGGCCTGGCGGAAGCGTTCACCCAGGTCGAGTCGGCCCACCCAGCGGCCATGCCCGCCGCCGCAATCGGTTCGCTCCCAAAGTAGGCCTGCCACGACCTTGGACGTTTCGCCGACTCCGCCATGAAGCCTAGAAGAATCAATTGGATCGCCAGCGACCTTTTCCGCAAGTTTAAACGGCACTATCTGGAGTGGTCTGCCCGGCTCACGGGTCAGCGTTTCGCCTGCCGCTGCCTGGCAGGCGAGTCTGAATACAATCTGACGATCAATTGCGACTTAACTGTCTCGTGCACCTGCCAGGATTACGACGGCTCCGGCCACCTGGGCGACCTGAACGAGCACTCCTTTAAGGAAGTGTTCTATGGCCCCGTCGCGCAGCGATTTCGCGAGGAGCTGGCCAAAGGAAAGCTGCCGATCATGACCTGCGCGCGCTGCGGCGATTTGCAGCGCGTACCAAAGTCGCGGGCGCTCGAACAGCCCCGCCTCCCCTATCGTGGCATGCTCCTGGAGAATACCGTCCGCTGCAACATTGACTGCATCGGCTGCGACCGCCAGTCCGCCGCCCGCATCCGCAAGACCCTCCAGATGGACCTCGAAAAGCTGTCGCGCATGGCCGACCTGGTCCATGAACTGGGCCTGGAGCAGCTTTTCTATCTCAACCTCGGCGAACCGTTCCTCTCCCCGAACATCGGCCCGGAACTGTCGCTGCTGCGCCAGAAGAACGCCGGGTGCCGCATCGTTATTTCCACCAACGGCATCGTGCTCAACACCGATGCCAAACGCGAAGCGGCGCTCAACGCCAGCCTCATCTACTTTTCCATCGCCGGCATCAACGAACCCATGCTCAAGAAATACGAGCACCACGGCAACTTCCAGAAGGCCTATGACAACCTGAAGGCGCTGGTAGCCTACCGCAATGCCCGGGACCTGACCCAGCCGGTGCTCGAGTGGAAGTATCTCCTGTTCAACTGGAACGACCACCCGCGCACCATCGAGCAGGCTATCCAACTGGCAAAGACGGCGGGCGTGGATATTATCTCCTTCTGGCCCACCCACAACCCCTTCTACGGCTATTCCTTCCGCTACGCCCTGGGCGGCCTCAACCGCGTCGGCGTCAAGTGCTGGAAAGGGCGCGAGGTGGACCTCCGCCAGAGGTAGGGACTTCCCGCCGAGTCGTCCTGTTTCCCGCGGCAGGGCGGGCGCCCGCACAGGTCCTTGGCCTTATCGGATCACAGAAGGGGTGGACTTGCGCAAAAGCTCTCCCCCTCTGCCCGCTCAAATCTTCCAGGGCGTTAAGACCTTTGTGCCGGGCGAGAACTTCACCAACCGGTACTGTGGCCAGGGACAGCAGATGACAGCCAGTTTGATGTCGCCGCGCTGCTGCAGCACCGCCGGGTCCTCCAGATGCTCGAACTCGTGCAAGCTTGGTGCATTGGAGGGTTTGGCGCCATAGTCGTGCACCACCACGCGGTAGCCGCTGCGTTTGAGTTGCTGGGCCAGAAACAGCCCCGCCGCCTCCTCGGTGATATAGGTGTCCGGCTTGTAGGTCAGTCCCAGCACCGCCACTGTGTCGCTCTTGGTCACCAGCCCTTGCACTTTCTCGAACAGGTCCAAGTTCGTCCGCTGGTTGACTCGGTCCGAAGCCTCCGCCAGCGGTGCTTCCAAACCCAGTTGCCGAGCGGTATAGGCCAGCAACCGGTTGTCGCGCGGGAAACACGGCCCGCCATAGCTCAGGCCTGCCCGGAGATACTTCTGCCCCACCCGGCTGTCACTGCCGATGGCCTCCAGGATATGGTGGATGTCGGCCTTGGGGAATTGCTCCGCAATCATCCGCAACTGATTGGTAAAGCTGATCTTCATCGTCACGTAGCTGTTCACCGAAATCTTCGTCAGCTCCGCGCTGATAATAGACATCCGGGCGATGTTGGGCTTGTTTTGGTTGTACTTCTTATACATCTCCTCCAGCGCGGCGCCGCTGGCCGCGTCCGATTCCCCGATCAGCACCATGTCCGGCTCGAGCAGGCCCTTCACCACGTTGCCCAGCGCGATGAATTCGGGATTGTAGCATACTCCGAAGTCCCGTCCGCAAACCCCGCCCGTCTCCCGCTCCAGCATCGGGATCAGCACTCCGTCCACCGCCCCGGGAGTCGTTGTCGAACTGCATACGAACAAGTGGCCCTGCTTGCCCTTCTCGCGCACCGCCGACGCGACCGGTTGCATTGCCCGCAATAGAAATTCGTTCGAAAAGCTCCCGTCGGGCAAGCTCGGCGATGGCGGGATGAAGAACGTCACATCCGTGGCCACCGCCTCCCGGTAATCCTGCGTGGCCCGCAACCGCGTGCGGCCCGCCGTGATGGTCTCCGCCAGCAGTGGCTCCTCCACTGGCGGCTCGCCTGCGTTGATCCTCCGCACCTTCTCGGCGTCAATATCAATCCCCACCACCTCAAAACCACGCTGAGCCAACGTCGCCGCGATGCACGCGCCAAGCTTGCCCAACCCGCATACGGAAGCTTTCAATAATGCTCTCATGAGATCGTCCGCTTACCGTAGGGGATGCCCGGCTAACGTCAAGCGCGAAGCCGCGCTCGTCAGACAAAAAGCTTTCCTTGGGGCATAGCGACCGCTATTGCTTCCCGTGGAATCCGCTCCGCGCGGTCACGTGCCGGGCAGGCCTGAAATCGGCTGCCGGTCCGGGACGCGGAGCATCATTGCTCAATGCCCGGCC comes from the Candidatus Paceibacterota bacterium genome and includes:
- a CDS encoding metallophosphoesterase; this encodes MTLFLSIILTIWGVMHLYVFWRLASVPWLAVQISRPMLIAAAIALWASYPVARILYSWKLDAAARPLEIAGATWIGILFLLFAVLLVADVVTLGGYLVPNLLTRIPGWALVAAGLLSIVALVQGIRPPVLRDYEVWLAGLPPERDGLVLVEISDLHLGTLINKGWLTRLVRRVNDLRPDLVAVVGDVVDGNVERVEAMRPVLAQLRAPLGVWAVTGNHEYYAGEEQCVRLFQDAGFTVLRDAWAEAASGLVLAGVDDLTAGRQFGSNRHSIESALATRPPGAVILLSHSPLQAELAARLGAGLMLSGHTHNGQLWPFSYLVRLRYPLLGGRHEVAGMPVIVCRGTGTWGPRMRLWRPSEIVRIKLRAAAERPR
- a CDS encoding ankyrin repeat domain-containing protein, which produces MILGISILAVAGAEALGPRAQEADETLLRAIRGGDLELLKAAIADGADVNRRSTNGLPPLLGMFRAAAGPLDSEHRQCVASLLAHGATVDARDGDRRTPLILAARLCDLESIRLLVEAEADVMARDRFHKSALFYAVEARRRDIVLYLAANGDLISLSIREKRAISRAQQAK
- a CDS encoding WecB/TagA/CpsF family glycosyltransferase; amino-acid sequence: MTALEVLGTPLLLTDYHSLGEQCRLWARGSACVALDFANTQIVTMRRHEPWFHDLTSVYDAFPPDGMPLIWCLRLAGARLRDRVYGPTFMRHFLAGVSGEFTHYLLGGSEACGLQLRAAFTKLNPGVRFVGAYHGKCAPDGRMEGAAEEVVIEEINRLSPDFIWVGFGTPKQQAWVKRYKPRLRRGVILTVGFAFDVNAGMKPDAPLWMQRLGLTWIYRLGSEPRRLATRYFRYNTLFLFYLLRDGLRGRSWTRLRGGARP
- a CDS encoding radical SAM protein, which produces MKPRRINWIASDLFRKFKRHYLEWSARLTGQRFACRCLAGESEYNLTINCDLTVSCTCQDYDGSGHLGDLNEHSFKEVFYGPVAQRFREELAKGKLPIMTCARCGDLQRVPKSRALEQPRLPYRGMLLENTVRCNIDCIGCDRQSAARIRKTLQMDLEKLSRMADLVHELGLEQLFYLNLGEPFLSPNIGPELSLLRQKNAGCRIVISTNGIVLNTDAKREAALNASLIYFSIAGINEPMLKKYEHHGNFQKAYDNLKALVAYRNARDLTQPVLEWKYLLFNWNDHPRTIEQAIQLAKTAGVDIISFWPTHNPFYGYSFRYALGGLNRVGVKCWKGREVDLRQR
- a CDS encoding glycosyltransferase, which translates into the protein MKLLVFAHTPPPHHGQSYMVQLMLEGFGGNRRRPNQAAPVPNSPGPLRIECYHVNARLSRKLEDIGDLRFNKLLLLLGYCLQAIWCRFRYGVTNFYYIPAPGKRSAIYRDWLVMLLCRRFFKRVILHWHAAGLAKWLELVVTMRWRTLTYWLMKQVDLSIVLSKYNRADAEKLFSRQIRVVSNGIPDPCPRFADEVWPRRKARFAARRKLLAGQALDATDADHTGGEPQLVRILYLAHCTREKGLFDSMDAVALANQRLRQRQAAVSLRLIVAGGFVAANDKTEFDRRLAEPGIADIVQYLGFVSGEQKHQLLREADLFCFPTYYENENQPVNLIEAMAFGLPILTTRWRSLPELFPVNYPGLVSIRSPEQLAEGLLALLTTESGEGFRDIFVQTYTLERHLAGLAEAFTQVESAHPAAMPAAAIGSLPK
- a CDS encoding nucleotide sugar dehydrogenase translates to MRALLKASVCGLGKLGACIAATLAQRGFEVVGIDIDAEKVRRINAGEPPVEEPLLAETITAGRTRLRATQDYREAVATDVTFFIPPSPSLPDGSFSNEFLLRAMQPVASAVREKGKQGHLFVCSSTTTPGAVDGVLIPMLERETGGVCGRDFGVCYNPEFIALGNVVKGLLEPDMVLIGESDAASGAALEEMYKKYNQNKPNIARMSIISAELTKISVNSYVTMKISFTNQLRMIAEQFPKADIHHILEAIGSDSRVGQKYLRAGLSYGGPCFPRDNRLLAYTARQLGLEAPLAEASDRVNQRTNLDLFEKVQGLVTKSDTVAVLGLTYKPDTYITEEAAGLFLAQQLKRSGYRVVVHDYGAKPSNAPSLHEFEHLEDPAVLQQRGDIKLAVICCPWPQYRLVKFSPGTKVLTPWKI